The genomic stretch GAGTTCATCACATTCTGAACTCTCAGGAATCTGTTCTTCCATTGACGATAGAGATGACCTCCTTTTTGCATCTTTCTTTTCCATAAATGGTAATGATTCCTTGGTGAGTGACCCTTTAAACTCCCTGGTATCATCCTGAAGAATCATTAAGGAAATgcaaaagggaaatatatatatatatatatatatatatatataccagctTCAAAATGATTGAAATCAAGCACTTGCAAAGCAGCAAGGATACAGAGGATTCTGTGTACATATCTGATCCAACAAAACCCCATCTCGAATGCTGGAAAGTTCTGATGTTACAAAATCCTTCTGCAGTGACTCTTTTCTTGGATGCTGCTGAACTGTAAAAAACTTCTTCCATGGTTGTGCTCTTTGGTAACAGTGGGCTAGGAATGCCATTTTCCATTGGTGTATTCATTGTAAATGTCGGATGGTCAAAATCATCTTGTTGGTATGTGTTATTATGTAATGGTGAACTGCCAAACTTTTCTTGGGCGTGTGTGTTCTTTGGTGAGGGATTGTTGAAATCTTCTTGTGGGTCTGCATTCTTTGGAACTGGTGAGCTGCCAAATTTCTTTTCAAGATTTGCATTCTTTGGTGACTGCAGACTGTTTAAATGTTCCTCTGGAGCTGTCTTCATTGTTATTTTGAATCCTGAAATTCTTCTAGGAACAAATTCTTGGGTTTCAGGGAATATTTATTGTTCTGGCTCTGCGATGGGGGACTGTGAAAGCATGCCTCTGTATCAACCTTTGGTGCTGTTTTCTCAGGTGGTGAGGGTGTTTTTTCCCTTGCAGGGGATTGTAAACTCTTCTTACAAAATGGTTTCCTAGAGAGGCAGATCCTAGGGGCCTGAATTCTAGTACTCCGTTTCCCACGCTTCTTCCTTTTACAGAAAGAGGAGCTACCATTGGCAGTCCAGTGTAAGATTCCCACTCTTCCTTCTGCTTCATCAAAAGCAAAGACGTTCTTTTCTGGACACTTCAGTTTAAAGCAACTCGAGGTAAGTACCACATTCACACCCTTGTTGATCTCATGCTGCAACTTCCGCTGCGTTTTATTCACAGCTTTCttttgagttaaagaatgagtaAAAGGTCTCAAAGCATTTTGGTTAGGACTTTCAGAATCAGTTTCAATGGAATCTGAATTCTTCCAAGGTTTGACGAAAACACCCTTACAATCCCCCCTTTTACCTGATTTTAAATTCTTAACTTCCACCTTGAGTGACTGTGAATTCAAATTCTGATCATTCTGTGAAGGTCCCAAATATTTCCCAAAGCTTCATTCTTAGAGCTTCATTTCCCTTTGCCGTTGTCTCCAGTTTTTCTCCCTCCGCTCCCTTATCTGACACATGCATTTTCTGTGTAGTTGCAAATGCAAATTCTTCCACCCTTTCcacattttctctcttctctgtcTTCCTTCCATAGGTAACACCATCAAATTTCTTATGCAAACCATCACTGGACTGTAAAATGGAAGTTCGACTTGCATAAAGCTGAACTGTGTTTGTTATTGCTGTTTCTTGATATAATGATCGCGTAGAAAACCATGCTGCAGTCTCCTGGTCTGGCACTTCTGCTTGTTTCCCTTTTAATACAGATTTCAACCGTGTGTCCTTGTCTGCTTCCATGCTTTTTCCTTGAGAAGAAGTAACTTTCTTCTCCATCGTCCGTGATGCAACTTTACCTTCCTTTCTAGCTTCAGTTCTGGTCTTCGCAGGTGCTTCTACTGTAATTCCAATTGAGATCTTCCGAGACTGGTTACTTGGATAAAAATTGTTGCTAACACTTTGGCATTTGCCCATATGATCCTAAATAAATTTTCAGCCATGAGTTATCtgattttctacattttttttagCTGATTGCAGTTTCGTGCAACAAAATATTTTTACAAAAATGGGAGCATACAAGACAATCCAAAATCCATTAGGAAAATTTAAACGCTTTGTTTATGAGCTAAGAAAGGTGTGCTTGACTAGAACTTGATAAAGAAATAACAGCACAATCTAATTTGTGTGCAGAATGTCAATTTATTATCCTGTGTGATGCATCAAAATTTGACAGTCTGGGATGCGaatcattcatctggtgggccctgcaGTGAATGGGTCAAGGCAGAAAATTTCCACTGACCTGGAGCTAAGTCCATAACCTACAAATGGATgaaaagggaaattttgaaatggcCACCATTCAGTGGGAAAATCCACCAATGGGATGGGTAGGaacatccaatcagtgtgattttcaaaTAGTGGCTTCTTGAAGATGGACTTGCCAGATAAAAACCAAGGTCCCCAGATTGCTGTGGGAAAATCTCCTATTCTTGTGCAGAACACATAATACAAATCACTGTGTTGTGCACAAATCAGAGAACACCAAAAAATGACATGATAAATATAGTTGATATTAATGAAAACATACATATATAGCTCAATAAAAGGAGAATGTAGCTCAAATAGGTAAACATTCACTGACATGAGATAACAAAGGATAAGAAGAAAGTGAACAATCACATGGTACATatggtcaagctgtgtggggcccaccatgatgtgcatgcaGAATAACTCGTCCACCAGTTGGTgtaccccatgttaggcccagagcccaaaaatcaacctgatcgaaaactcaggtgggtgaCACCATATGGAACAATGGGGAACATGGGGGAGGGCGacgcccaccatagaaacttccagatCTCATGCGGCCTCCCATGTTGTGAATATCCCATCCATTCCACTCATATGATGTGCACCACCAGGATGAAGGAACacgccaaaaatcaggccattccaatgAATTTGGAGGGTTTTGTGATGATTCTACTTTGTTCCCTGCAGTGTGGACCATCTGAGTTTTGTACAAGGCTGATTTTGGGCTCAACGGTAAACATGAGGAGAAATATCAGATGCACGGTTTGAATTCCACACACAATCAGGTCGACTGCAAGTGATAATTTCCTGAAGAGCAACTTGTATTATGATGAGAACTTAAAGACTGTTTTCCAGGATCCCTTACTTCAAGTACATTTCTTACCCGATCAAGCTCCATTGAATCAATTGCTATCATTTAACTGGAAATCAGAAAACCAAGCAGCAGCAACCtgaaaaaatcaaaaacaaatatgaaacgtgacagagggaaaagaaaattaaTGTAGAAAAACACCGATAATGTGAGCCGATTTAATCATAAGCACGCAACATTTTCTCGAAATTCGGCATTCTTAAGCTGAGAACTTCATGAACACATTCGAGTCagcacaaccaaaaaaaaaaaaaaaaaaagcaagaaaatgattTGCCAGTCTCATCAGATCTAAAATTACATAGGTAGGGAATGACTTCACTTCTCAGATCTGTTATTTTAGCATTCAATTTTAGGTAATTGCGATTTTATTATATGAAATCCCTAGAAATTCTTGGAATTTTCACGATCCGATCTTATCATGCTCCGATTTCCTCTAATTCCAGGGTTTCTTCACTGCCCAAAAACCAATTGAAGATCAACGAACACGAAGATGATTTGTTCGAAATTTCATTGAAAAGTGAAAGGAAGACGAAATCGAAGTGGAAAAAATCCAGACAGGAGAAAATCGATCGCATTGGAGTGTAATCATATAGAAATCGCGGGAATCACGTACCGTTCGCTGCCAATCATCGAGCTCGGGCGCTGTTTTTTTTGCTGAAATGCTTCTGGAATGAGGTTTTTCGTTGGAAGGAAAGCAAGGGTTTGTAAAaatgcaggagagagagagagagagagagagagagagagagagagagagctgcaagAACAGAGTAGAAGAGGCGGGAAACGATGTGCGGATTAGGTTTTTATGGTGTGCGTTTATAACAAATTAATAAATTTTAGTTACTGATCAGCCTCACACTTACGGTAGGTACCGTATCCATTGATCACTGAACAAATTCCCTTTCGGTCGTCCATTTTCTGGGCACCAGTTGGATGGATACGATCAATGGATCAATGAGATTTCCGTCCAGTCCTATTACCAGGGAAATCAACTATCACGGTCTGGATTGACTTTGCATCCTTGCCATGGAGCAGTGGATGAGTTTTGACTGTTTAGCTGTATAAAATGTggaaacacatacatgaaaagCCTTGGTAGAGCTCTACGCGCCTGTAAAGGGAGGTCAATAGGTCATGTACACGCCACCGCTGCCATCAGCCCGtggcttgtggtcggtgctctgtgggccccaccatgacttatttgtttcatccattccgttcatccatttttaaatatcattttagggcttgatcccaaatattagaggaatataaatctcaggtggaccacaccacaggaaaacaatattgattggatatccaccattaaaatactcctaaggcccactgtactgtttatttgacagccaatctattgattaggtcatacagacccagatgaaaggaaaagaaaataaagatcagcttgatcgaaaacttttatggcccttaaaaagtttttaatggtccacgttcattcaacactgtttcctgtaatgtggtccacctgagattgtataactcatttttgttctaataccataaaatgatcttaaaaaaaataaaaatagatggacagcatggatgaaacacattcatcatggtgggcccacggagcaccgaccatcagccattggccggtggcagggggagtagccaatccgtttcccactgcAGGTGCTAGAGTAGCCAATGGATGCGCTATCATAGCCGTCCATAAGGTAGGTCACACCTGTTGCATGTTCTCATCCAAGAATAAGCATGATCAATTCAGCAGGTGGACCATGATTCTTGGGCGAGAATATCCGTAAAATGTGGTACCTTTTATGAaggacgcagggaaggacgtgagatCGAGCACCTCATTCCTAATTGGGTAACTGTCCTGAATCCATCGAATTTCCCTCAACTCCTCGCAGAACTCCTCGAatacaacaaaaataaataaataaatacagaaaataaattctattaaAATCGAAATTGTTTGATAATTGACTCATCTATGTGTTTGCTACatcattaatataggaaaaaaattaaaattcgtaattatcaaaaataacaAATTTCTAACTTTATTAAAAATCTTATTTCTTTTAAAATCcttttaaagcctaatttttaaaaataaaaattctaaataaactttgcTAGAAGAGTCatagcataattacaagttatttctaaaaatgaaaggaaatttaaaactctgaaaataaaaaaatatttaaaaatttcaaaCTCACCAAAAAAAGAGtatttttttcctaaaaatttatttttgagctgaaagcgcatgtTTTCCAATGAAACGAACAATTTTGACCCACTTTATGGGTCTGTTCACCTTGGAtagcccgtttcagtaaagattgatgaGTTGCGCACGACGTAACAatacctagatcaaaagttacagttaatttatggttcaccttcttttggcccaaacATGCTACGAACGTATTTTTCACACGTTCTACATCAATGAATGGATTGGTTCTATTACGTGTGTCATGGTAGCAAACATGTAGCGCGTTTTGACCTGTTACAGGCTGATGGGCAATTTGCGacgtatttttgcgacggacttgGTCTGTCacaaaaatctcttggtttaacgacggatttaatccgtcgctaacagAAAAGGTCCGTCGCTAAGCTCGTCTTGCTCGAATATCCATGGTCCTTACGTCGCggaatttagcgacggaccaaaatccattgctaaaatctgatttacgaggGATTTTTATCCGTCGTAAATAGGCGACGGACGAAATTCGTCGCAAATTTCGATTTAGCGACGGATAATGATCAGTAGCAAATTCCCTCCCAAAATTCCAAATGGCgcgcttttcagttgcttttgcgacggatcatggtccgtcgtaaaaggacttgccTTACAttatttttttcgttttttttagaatatggtggaaaattaagtttttttgtagtctaataattgttttttaatagaatttcagtggtttaattgtacatatttgtatctaagattattttttaaccattgattgaatgcaaaaagaaaatttattttgtttttatatcaaatgagtggaattttatttttattttttaatttaaaactaatatttaaatgatttgtaatatcacatgaaaaagaatattgagaagtttaaaaaatttaacaatgtttgagaaaaaaattagattttgaaaaaataaaatcgtgatttaataaaaatctattttgtaggaacaaaaaagaatatttaataaagttgataaatttgaaaaaaaaaagcatttgattttcagaaaaaaataatatcctggaaaagaaaattaaaaacatttttaaaaatgtgaaaagtttcacaatgttgaaaaatgaaaatattttaaaaaagaaaatgagagtttgaaatttgaaaaataaaataaaattgtgaagttcaataaaaattgacaagttcgaataaaatgcttCTAAAAAAATGTAGTAGTAAAaaggaattgaaaattttaaaataaaacaatattgaaaaattgatactttatcaaaaaacaaacatttttaaACGAAAattaaataagttgaaaaattttgtgattttgaaaaataattgaaaatgttcaaaattcgaaattaaaagaaaaagttatttataaaaacactaagattttgaaaaaatatatataatttaaaaaaattgaaaagttgaaaacaacatgatgcttttaaagaaaaaaaaaatcggcattttggaatttttgggaacaaaaataaaaaattgtgaaattttaagatattttgaaaataaaaatttagagtttgtattttaattaattttttgaaatattttataataaaaatgatattttattataagttttcaaagaaaaa from Magnolia sinica isolate HGM2019 chromosome 17, MsV1, whole genome shotgun sequence encodes the following:
- the LOC131231734 gene encoding meiosis-specific protein ASY3-like — its product is MGKCQSVSNNFYPSNQSRKISIGITVEAPAKTRTEARKEGKVASRTMEKKVTSSQGKSMEADKDTRLKSVLKGKQAEVPDQETAAWFSTRSLYQETAITNTVQLYASRTSILQSSDGLHKKFDGVTYGRKTEKRENVERVEEFAFATTQKMHVSDKGAEGEKLETTSLKVEVKNLKSGKRGDCKGVFVKPWKNSDSIETDSESPNQNALRPFTHSLTQKKAVNKTQRKLQHEINKGVNVVLTSSCFKLKCPEKNVFAFDEAEGRVGILHWTANGSSSFCKRKKRGKRSTRIQAPRICLSRKPFCKKSLQSPAREKTPSPPEKTAPKVDTEACFHSPPSQSQNNKYSLKPKNLFLEEFQDSK